From a region of the Enterobacter sp. JBIWA008 genome:
- the zapD gene encoding cell division protein ZapD gives MSTHILFEHPLNEKMRTWLRIEFLIQQLSQHLPVNDHATALHFFRNVGDLLDVIERGDVRTELLKELERQQRKLQAWTEVPGVDQSRIDALRQQLKSSSAVLMAAPRVGQFLREDRLIGLVRQRLSIPGGCCSFDLPTLHMWLHMPQAQRDAQVNSWLASLEPMHQTLSLILDLIRNSAPFRKQTSLNGFFQDNGDDADLLRLNLSLGEQLYPQISGHKSRFAIRFMPLDSENGTVPERLDFELACC, from the coding sequence ATGTCGACACACATCCTTTTTGAGCATCCGCTCAACGAAAAAATGCGCACCTGGCTGCGCATCGAATTCCTTATTCAACAACTTTCACAACACCTGCCTGTTAACGATCATGCCACGGCTTTGCACTTCTTCCGCAACGTAGGCGATCTGCTGGATGTGATTGAACGCGGCGATGTCCGCACAGAATTACTCAAAGAGCTGGAGCGCCAGCAGCGTAAATTGCAGGCATGGACAGAAGTCCCCGGCGTAGATCAGAGCCGTATCGACGCGCTCCGCCAGCAGTTGAAAAGCAGTAGCGCCGTCCTGATGGCGGCGCCGCGCGTCGGGCAGTTTTTGCGTGAAGATCGCCTGATTGGCCTGGTGCGCCAGCGTCTTAGCATTCCTGGCGGCTGCTGCAGCTTCGACCTGCCGACGCTGCATATGTGGCTACATATGCCACAGGCGCAGCGTGACGCACAGGTGAACAGCTGGCTGGCAAGCCTGGAGCCAATGCACCAGACGCTATCGCTGATCCTCGATCTGATCCGTAACTCTGCGCCGTTCCGCAAGCAAACCAGCCTGAATGGTTTCTTCCAGGATAACGGTGATGATGCCGACCTTCTGCGTCTCAATCTGTCACTCGGTGAACAGCTTTACCCACAGATTTCAGGGCATAAAAGCCGCTTTGCGATTCGCTTTATGCCGCTGGACAGTGAAAATGGCACCGTGCCGGAACGTCTCGATTTTGAACTGGCCTGTTGTTAA
- the coaE gene encoding dephospho-CoA kinase (Dephospho-CoA kinase (CoaE) performs the final step in coenzyme A biosynthesis.) — translation MGYIVALTGGIGSGKSTVADAFSRLGITIIDADIIARQVVEPNTPALKAIAEHFGQAIISADGTLNRRQLRECIFSDSAEKAWLNALLHPIIHQETQRQIAAARSPYVLWVVPLLVENKLQKKADRVLVIDVAPETQIQRTMARDRVSREHAEKILAAQTTRAQRLAVADDVIDNNGAPDAIASDVARLHEQYLTFAAQAVAQEKP, via the coding sequence ATGGGGTATATCGTCGCATTAACCGGCGGCATCGGTAGTGGCAAAAGTACCGTTGCGGACGCGTTCTCTCGTTTGGGTATCACGATTATTGATGCCGATATCATTGCCCGCCAGGTGGTAGAGCCCAATACACCCGCGCTAAAGGCCATTGCAGAACATTTTGGTCAGGCAATCATCAGTGCCGATGGCACACTGAATCGCCGTCAGCTTCGCGAATGCATTTTTTCTGATTCTGCGGAAAAAGCCTGGCTTAATGCCCTTCTCCACCCCATCATCCACCAGGAAACTCAACGTCAGATAGCCGCAGCCCGCTCGCCCTATGTCCTGTGGGTGGTTCCGCTACTGGTTGAAAATAAGCTGCAGAAGAAAGCCGATCGGGTGCTGGTGATTGATGTCGCACCCGAAACGCAAATCCAGAGAACCATGGCGCGCGATCGCGTCTCGCGGGAGCATGCTGAAAAAATTCTTGCCGCTCAGACTACGCGCGCTCAGCGCCTTGCCGTGGCGGATGATGTTATTGATAATAACGGCGCACCAGATGCCATTGCATCGGATGTTGCCCGTCTGCACGAGCAGTATCTGACGTTCGCCGCGCAGGCCGTTGCACAGGAAAAACCATAA